In Virgibacillus proomii, a single window of DNA contains:
- the purR gene encoding pur operon repressor, with amino-acid sequence MKRSNRLVVLSNFFLENPRKHTQLPYFVSRLETTKASVSEDMDIIDEVFRREGIGYLQRTTGAGGGVKYIPFSIHEKNKVFIEKLCQSLEDPARILPGGYLYMSDLLGDPNTIREIGRVFTSAFSDKDIDVVVTVATKGIPLAYAVASFLNVPVVIVRRDPKVTEGSSVSINYVSGSSKKIQTMVLPKRSLPEGSNVCIVDDFMKAGGTITGMKNLLEEFDATVQGIGVLAEADDEEEERVIDDYISLIKISNVDIKKKQIDVQVGNYLEIYKTNGQSPKNE; translated from the coding sequence ATGAAAAGAAGTAATCGTTTAGTTGTATTGTCTAATTTTTTTCTCGAAAATCCGAGAAAGCATACTCAGTTACCTTATTTTGTGTCACGATTAGAAACAACTAAAGCTTCTGTAAGTGAGGATATGGATATTATTGATGAGGTATTTCGCCGCGAAGGCATTGGATATTTGCAACGGACGACGGGTGCTGGTGGTGGCGTGAAGTATATACCGTTTAGTATTCATGAAAAAAATAAAGTATTTATAGAAAAACTCTGTCAGAGTCTTGAAGATCCGGCTCGTATCCTTCCAGGCGGCTATCTGTATATGAGTGATCTATTAGGAGATCCAAACACCATAAGAGAGATCGGCAGAGTATTTACATCAGCATTTTCTGATAAGGATATTGATGTGGTTGTAACCGTAGCTACAAAAGGGATACCGTTAGCTTATGCAGTTGCTTCCTTTCTCAATGTACCGGTAGTTATTGTTCGGAGAGATCCGAAAGTAACAGAGGGATCTTCTGTAAGTATTAATTATGTATCGGGCTCTTCTAAAAAAATTCAAACGATGGTATTGCCAAAGCGAAGTTTACCAGAGGGATCCAATGTTTGTATTGTTGATGATTTTATGAAAGCTGGTGGAACGATTACAGGTATGAAGAATTTGCTAGAAGAGTTTGATGCAACGGTCCAAGGAATTGGGGTATTAGCTGAAGCAGATGATGAAGAGGAAGAGCGAGTAATTGATGATTATATATCATTAATAAAAATATCCAATGTGGATATAAAGAAAAAGCAGATTGATGTACAAGTCGGTAACTATCTTGAGATTTACAAAACAAACGGACAGTCTCCTAAAAATGAATAA